Proteins encoded by one window of Kribbella flavida DSM 17836:
- a CDS encoding SMP-30/gluconolactonase/LRE family protein, whose amino-acid sequence MPEPKVLLDGLGIPESPRWHDGRLWFANWIDQQIVSVGADGDVEVVPSPSAHPMGWSIDWLPDGSLLTTGDKLRRRGPDGSFTEYSGQGGNEIVADGHGNVYLNGADFDFAGGEAPRPGYIRLVTPDGTVREVADDIQFPNGMVISPDDRTLVVSESFAGRLTAFDIAADGGLSNRRTFADGLGPDGICVDADGAIWVSAADSSIVRVTEGGEILQRIDLSEHGACFALALGGPDRRTLYILTAEWRSADSITDNLDRLVNGPRTGEVLSLEVAVPGAGRP is encoded by the coding sequence ATGCCCGAACCGAAGGTCCTGCTGGACGGTCTGGGGATTCCCGAGTCGCCCCGGTGGCACGACGGGCGGTTGTGGTTCGCGAACTGGATCGACCAGCAGATCGTGTCCGTCGGCGCGGACGGTGACGTGGAGGTGGTGCCGTCGCCGTCCGCGCACCCGATGGGCTGGTCCATCGACTGGCTGCCCGACGGCAGTCTGCTGACCACCGGGGACAAGCTCCGCCGCCGCGGGCCCGACGGTTCGTTCACGGAGTACTCCGGTCAGGGCGGCAACGAGATCGTCGCCGACGGCCACGGCAACGTGTACCTGAACGGCGCGGACTTCGACTTCGCCGGCGGCGAGGCCCCGCGCCCGGGCTACATCAGGCTGGTCACCCCGGACGGCACCGTGCGTGAGGTCGCGGACGACATCCAGTTCCCCAACGGCATGGTCATCTCCCCCGACGACCGCACGCTGGTCGTCTCCGAGTCGTTCGCCGGGCGACTCACCGCGTTCGACATCGCCGCCGACGGCGGGTTGAGCAACCGTCGTACCTTCGCCGACGGCCTCGGCCCCGACGGCATCTGCGTCGACGCCGACGGCGCGATCTGGGTCTCCGCGGCCGACTCCTCGATCGTCCGCGTCACCGAGGGTGGCGAGATCCTGCAGCGCATCGACCTGAGTGAGCACGGGGCCTGCTTCGCCCTGGCCCTCGGCGGACCCGACCGTCGCACGCTGTACATCCTCACCGCCGAGTGGCGCTCCGCCGACAGCATCACCGACAACCTCGACCGGCTGGTCAACGGTCCCCGCACCGGCGAAGTGCTCAGCCTCGAGGTCGCGGTGCCCGGCGCGGGCCGCCCCTGA
- a CDS encoding YdeI/OmpD-associated family protein has product MQTFEAVIRDAGHGGAYVEIPAEVLTALGGGARIPVQATFDGVPYRGSVVSMGGCQALGLLKGIRSRLTKSPGDTVTVTVTRDTAERTVEIPPDLAEALDDAGLRAAFERLSYSRRREHVTAVLGAKKPETRTRRIGKTLSLLRDA; this is encoded by the coding sequence ATGCAGACCTTCGAGGCCGTGATCCGGGACGCCGGCCACGGCGGCGCGTACGTCGAGATCCCCGCCGAGGTGCTCACCGCGCTCGGCGGCGGCGCCCGGATCCCCGTCCAGGCCACGTTCGACGGCGTCCCGTACCGCGGCTCGGTCGTCTCGATGGGCGGCTGCCAGGCACTCGGCCTGCTCAAGGGCATCCGCAGCCGGCTGACCAAGTCGCCGGGCGACACGGTGACCGTGACCGTCACCCGCGACACGGCCGAACGCACCGTCGAGATCCCGCCGGACCTGGCCGAAGCGCTCGACGACGCCGGTCTGCGCGCTGCCTTCGAGCGGCTGAGCTACAGCCGTCGCCGCGAGCACGTCACCGCGGTGCTCGGTGCGAAGAAGCCGGAGACCCGCACGCGTCGGATCGGAAAAACCCTGAGCCTCCTGCGCGATGCCTGA